Proteins encoded in a region of the Nicotiana tomentosiformis chromosome 9, ASM39032v3, whole genome shotgun sequence genome:
- the LOC138899240 gene encoding uncharacterized protein: MAASHNFRYGWRWLFAGNRFLALPLLVLSFFLSETSWFLIKKGCMDEEISSLKMRRKCGAEAELQLLAGMVKNEAKRKRKKLSHSPLLLLNIVAQIFQQVLGLDSILFFGPLLLQSTRYTYNASFVAPLIVGVVQVGVAGFTYPSFLVGSLPFGRRPYLSTEPKECLCSHGIFHTPHRLLFNVLGAF; the protein is encoded by the exons ATGGCAGCATCTCACAACTTCCGTTATGGTTGGAGATGGTTATTTGCCGGTAACAGGTTTTTGGCTTTGCCACTTCTTGTATTGTCTTTCTTTCTTAGTGAGACCTCGTGGTTTCTTATTAAGAAAGGGTGTATGGATGAAGAAATATCTTCCCTTAAGATGAGGAGGAAATGTGGAGCAGAAGCAGAGCTGCAGCTGTTAGCAGGCATGGTGAAAAATGAAGCCAAGAGGAAAAGGAAGAAATTATCACACTCGCCCCTTTTACTGCTTAACATAGTGGCTCAAATTTTCCAGCAAGTGTTGGGCTTAGACTCAATACTATTCTTTGGACCATTACTTCTGCAATCAACTAGATACACCTATAATGCCTCATTTGTCGCTCCACTCATTGTCGGAGTTGTTCAAGTTGGAGTTGCTGGATTCACTTATCCGA GTTTCCTTGTTGGGTCTCTTCCGTTTGGTAGAAGACCATATCTTTCAACTGAGCCAAAAGAGTGCCTATGTTCTCATGGAATTTTCCATACCCCTCATAGGCTGCTATTCAATGTTCTTGGGGCCTTCTGA